Within Hydrogenophaga sp. PAMC20947, the genomic segment GAAGGCGCGACCGTGGTTTCGACCTCGACCCGCAACTTCCCGAACCGCCTGGGCAAAAACACGTTTGTGTACCTCGCCTCTGCCGAGTTGGCGGCCATTGCCTCCAAGCTGGGCCACATTCCCAGCGTGGCCGAATACCACGAAGCCATGGGCATCGTGAACAAGGACGGCGAAGCCATCTACAAGTACCTCAACTTCGATCAAATTGAAGAGTACGCGGACACCGCGAAGGGTGTAGCGGCGTAAGCGGCTCTCTCTCAAGGTAGATGAACTGGCCCTCGGTGCTTTGCAGCCCGAGGGTTTTTTCATGGGTGAGTCGGTAAATTTGAGCGTCACCGGGGGGGGGGGCACATCGGTGCAAGTCAGGCCGTGACTGTCTGGTGAAAAAAAGAGTGGCCTTGTGCGCTGATCAAGGGAGTTTTATGCATTCGAGCGTTTCAGCAAATCGCGGCTTGAGGTTTATTCGCTTTTTGGCGGTCATGGGTCTCGGTTTTTTGACATCGGTGGCTTTGGCGAGAATGGGCGGCGCAGGTGGTGCAGCCCTTTTTGCACTGGGAGCTCCACCGAATGCGGGCACGGTGGTTCTGTCTCACCCTCAAGCACAGCAGCTGATTGCCGCTTCACCAGAGCAGCGACCTGCGGCCATAGAAACCGTGGTGGACTTGCTGTATGGGTCGTTGAACCGCAGAACCGGAACGGGGGGTATCAGCGCGGCCGTGTTGTCCAGGATGCTGAACACGCTTTTGGAGCAGGGCGTTCCGTCTTACGCTTTTCCAGCCGCGTTTTCTGTGCAGACGGATGACTACGGTGTATTGATTGAACAGTTGGCTCTCCTGAGCGCCGCGGGCAATGAATGGCGGAACGGGTTTCAAGCTGTGTTGACGGCTGTGAAGACCGGACGTTTCGATGAAGCCGGGCAACAGCTGAGCGTGATTTCAGCAGAGGTTCAAAGAACCTCCAATACCGGGTCATTCGATCGCCTTCGGATTCGCGAGGTCGTTGCAGGCGTTGAGGGGGCGGGAGGGTGGTTGGCCAAAATCCGCCTTTTGCACGGGGATGCAGGAGCTGCATTCGAGCGTGCATCGACGCTGTTCGGAGATGAGAACGGGATCGAAGCGGCAAATTGGTTGCATCTGAGCGCCTTTTCCGCAGTTGTTGGGAGCAGCAGGCCGCGTGCAATCGAGCTGTTGGAACGATTGGCAGGCATGGCGTCTGGCCAGATCGGGCGGGCGACTGCTTTCCCCGACTGGTTCAACTTTCAGTGGTGGAGCCATGCACAGCTGGCTTTGATGAAGGTCTCGGATGGCAAGGGGGATGATGCGTTGCTTCACTTTCGTGCGATGCAGGATACGGAGTCAGCGCTGAGCGACAGCTATGCCCGAGAGCCGACCCGAAAGCTGCTTTCGCTTTCCGTCGTGATCCATATTGTCGAATGGCAGTTGCAGCAGGGTGATGTGGCAGGTGCAAAGAGGATTTATGACCAAGGAGCGAGGCTGGACGATGTCATGAAAGACAGGCCAGAAGCTTCGCTCCAATGGGACGTGTTGCGCTGGAAGCGTGAGTACATCAGTGCTGAACTGGCCAGGTTGCAATCGCAGCCGGGCACAGCATTGCGTTGGTTTCGGGCTGCATCGGAAACGGCCAGGGAGTTGGCCACACGCCACCCAGGTGAAGCATTCCTGCTGGAAGTCTTATTAAACAGTCTGGTTGCTTTTGAACGGTTGCCAGGCAAGACGGTACCTGACATGGCGCACCTCTCCTTGGCGAGTGAGCGGGTCGCAGTAGCCAGGCAGCGCGTGCAGCTGGATCCGCGCAGCACAGAAGCGCAGGTTGCTTTGTGGGAAGCCTATTCTGCGTTGGTGGCATTGCAGCTGAGGCTGGCGAAGACCGAGGAACTTGGCGGTGTAGCGAAATCGGCGGCGGCCTTGGCTCAGCGCATGGTTGATGAGGCTCCTGCAGATGCGCAGCGCTGGCAGCGGCTGTACCGCAGCCATGCTCAGCTGGCCGATGTGCAGCTCGCGGCCAACGACATTGTTGGGGCCATAGAGCACCTTGAGACAGCAATCTCAGCCGCTGGCCGACGGGTCGACCTGGACCCGGATAACGATGACGCACATGCCGACCTTTGGAAGGGGTTGACGGATATGGGGGATGCGAAACTCCAGGCCGGCAACCGCAACGGGGCACTGACTCAACATTTGCTGGCTCGCAATGCCGCGCTTGATCGTCTTTCCAAAGAGGGTGCTGATTCCGTCCGGCTTGACCGTATCCAGTTGTCCTACTCCCGGATCGGCGATGTTTATGAGGTGCTGGGAGATCTTGGCGAAGAGGCGAGCCACTACGCCGAAGCTGCGGCATACAGCCGCCGCTTTGAGTTGCAGGCCACAACACCCCGGGCTTGGCGGCGCGGTCATTGGTATGCCTTGTCCCAGTGGGGTCGGGCCTTGGCCAAGCAAAGGCAGTTGGACAGGGCGCTTGTCCTGCAGACGGAGGCCAGGGAGTACGCCAGTTTGTTTTTAACCTCTGAAGGCGACCGCCAAGAGGTGGACGAAGCACTGTGGTTCAGTTGGCGGGAGACGGGGGGCACCCTGATAGCGCAGGGTGATTTGAGCGGTGGGTTGCACAACCACCGCACCGCGGAGAGCATTGCCGTACAGCAGCTGGCAAGAGATCCCGAGTCAGCGATTTGGCGGTCTTACGTCCACACCAGCCATGAGGAGCTCGAGCAGTTGGGCAAACGTTAGTGGGCCCGCCGGGTTGCTCGCCAGCTTGATGCGAACGCTTCAGGCTGACGCACCTGGCATTCTCCGGGGCATCGGGGAGCATCTTCTAGTGTGTGTCGATGCGTGGGGGAGCTGAACACTTGTCATTGATTCCCCAATGGCTTTCTGCGGATTTCCGCGGTGGCTTGCTCCGTGCAGCGATGGACCACAGACTCACCCCAGTTCTGCGCGTGGTGGTCTGGCGTGGAGCATGCGATGTCTGTCTAGATGCGCCGGGCGTAGTTCCTGCTCCGGATTTTCTCGGGAATCACTGCTGCCAGGCAATTGGTCCCTGCGCCTCAATTGCGGTGCTTTTCGCCTCTACTTCTGACTGATGCTTTGAGGCGAAATACCTAAAGTCCGAACCTGATGTATCCGATACATCATTCACCAAGGCAGACAGGACACGCGCGGTTGCGTGACACACCTTGGGTTCTTTTCTTAACACCCGTATTTCTCTGGAGACTCTAATGATGAACAAGTTGATTCGTGGGCTGATGGCCGCTGTGTTGGGCCTGGGCTTGATGAGCACTTCCTTTGCGGAAGAGCGTGGTTCCAAGGAGGAAGCGGTTGCCATGACCAATGCGGCAACGGAACACGTGAAGAAGGTGGGCCCCGAGCAGGCGTTCAAGGACTTTTCGGAAGACAAGGCCACCTGGACCAAGAAGGATCTGTATGTGATGGCCTACAACCACGACGGTTCCTGCGTGGCACACGGTGCCAACGGCAAGCTGGTTGGCAAGAACCTGCTCAACCTCAAGGACGCCAACGGCAAGGAAATCATCAAGGAATTCAACCAGGTCTCGAAGACCAAGGGCTCCGGCTGGGTGGACTACGAATGGGCCCATCCACAAAGCAAGAAGGTGGAGTCCAAGAGCACCTACGCTGTGAAGCTGGCTGGCTACGACGGCTGGGTGGGTGTCGGCATCTACCGCTGATCCGCCTCGATGCCCGCGCCTGAACCAGGCGCGGGCATTTCCGTTTCCCGGGACCGGGAGCCATGAAAACAACAAACCAACAGACGGATGAATGGGCAACATGTTGAACCTGATCAAAAAATTGCCGGTGGGTGCCAAAGTGGGCTTGGCGCCTGTGATCTGCATCGCCTGCCTGGTCGCCGTCGGAGGACTGGGTCTGTACGCCAGCCAGAAGGCCGTAGCGGCCGTGACCCAGGTGATCGCGAACGAGATACCTCGCCTGGAGAGCGTTCAGGCGGCAGAGCGTGGCCTGATTGAAGTCAACGGCTTGCTCAACAAGAGCCTCGCCTGGGAAGGCGCAGGCTACAAGGAGGAAATGATCGCGGCGCTGGATCAGAAGATCCTGGCGGATCTGAAGCGCCAGGGCGCAGCCCTGGACACAGTGGCACAATCGCCGGCGCTGGATGAACCCGCACGGGAAATCGTTTTGCAGGTTGTCAAAGATTTCAAGGAGTACCAGCAGGCCGCAGGCGATGCGCTGGATATCAAGAGCGGCATGGTGGCGAACGCTGCGTCCTACATGGGGGTGATCGACGGCATCCAGCTGCGCATGGAAACGAGTTTTTCCAACCTGCGTGAATTGCAGCAGCAGCGCACCGGCGCTTTGGCGCTCTCAAGCGTGGCCTTGCGCGACAGGAATACGTATTTGATTCTGGGCGGGACGTTGCTGGCGGTCGTGCTGTCGGCTTTGCTGACCTTGCTGACTTCGCGCCTCATCGTGCGCCCGTTGCGCGAAGCGCAGGTGCTGGCCAAACGCATGGCGGATGGCGACTTCACAGGGCAGGCCACCACAGATTCAAACGATGCGACCGGACAAGTCTTGCGGGCCATGGGCGAGGTGGCTAGACGACTCAGCTCCGTGGTGTCTGACATCAGGGGTGCTGCGGACGAAGTCAGCACCGCGAGCCACGAGATTGCCACGGGCAATGCCGATCTGTCGGTGCGCACGGAAGGCACGGCTTCTTCGCTGCAGGAAACAGCGGCTTCGCTGGAGCAGCTGACAGCCACGGTTCGCCAGAGTGCAGAGCATGCGCGCCAGGCCAATGAAATGGCGCGAGAGGCGCGCCACTCTGCCGATGCGGGTGGGCAGGCCATGCGCGAAGCGGTCAAGACCATGGTTCAGATCGACGCACAGGCCAAGAAGATTCAGGAAATCACCGGTGTGATCGACGGCATTGCTTTTCAGACCAATATCCTGGCGCTCAATGCGGCTGTCGAAGCGGCGCGCGCAGGCGAGCAAGGCCGTGGATTCGCGGTGGTGGCGTTGGAGGTGCGCAACCTGGCGGATCGCAGCCGCACAGCCGCGAGAGAAATTGGAGGACTGATTGGCACCACGGTGATGCAGGTGGACGCGGGCTCCAAGATCGTCAAGGCCGCAGGAGACACCATGGGCCGCATCGTGGAATCGATCCGAACCGTGGGCGACACAGTGGATGCGATTGCGCGTGCTTCCAATGAGCAAGCGGCAGGTATTGAGCAGGTGAACGTTGCGATGGCCAACATGGATCGCAACACGCAGCAGAACGCTGCCATGGTGGAGCAGGCCAGTGCGGCCGCCACGTCATTGCAGTCGCAGGCCCAGAGATTGGTGCAAAGCATCGGCAGCTTGCGCACGGTTTGAGGCTTTGACCTCTGGGACGGAAAGGGCGGGCGCAACCCGCCCTTTTGCCGTTCTGGGCCACCGCACCTGAAGGTTTTTGGCGGGTTTCCGCTGTGAACATTGCATCGCAGTAACCGTGTGGCCCACACAGGCATTTCCGTGGAACACAATGGTGACCATTCCCTTGTGATTTTCAGGAGTGCTTTGTGACCGATAAAACCCCGTCCACCCATGCTTTCGCCAAGACCGTCCAGTCGTTCACGACTGCCTCCGGCAAAAAAGGGCGGTTTTACTCTTTGCCTGCGCTGAGCAAGGCGTATCCCAACATCCAGCGCCTGCCCTGGTCGCTGCGCATTGTGCTGGAAAGTGTGGTTCGGCATTGCGACGGGGAACGTGTCACGGTGGATCACGTTGCCCAACTGGCCAACTGGAAGCCCAAGTCCAAGCGAACGGCCGAAATCCCATTCACTGTCGCGCGCGTGATCTTGCAGGATTTCACCGGCGTACCGCTGCTGGCCGATGTGGCGGCCATGCGGAGCACGGCGCAACGGCTGGGGCACGACCCGAAGAAAATTGAGCCGCTCGTGCCCGTGGATCTGGTGGTGGACCACTCCATCATGATCGACTACTACGGCCGCAAAGACGCGCTTGACCTGAACATGAAACTGGAGTTTCAGCGCAACCAGGAGCGCTACGAATTCATGAAGTGGGGCATGCAGGCGTTTGACACCTTTGGCGTTGTGCCACCCGGGTTTGGCATCGTGCACCAGGTCAACCTGGAGTACCTGGCGCGTGGTGTGCACATGAAGGGTGGCCTGTATTACCCCGACACGCTGGTGGGCACCGACAGCCATACAACCATGATCAACGGCATTGGTGTCGTGGGCTGGGGTGTGGGGGGCATCGAGGCCGAGGCCGCCATGTTGGGGCAGCCGGTGTACATCCTCACGCCCGACGTGGTGGGCTTTGAAATGAAAGGCCGCTTGCGCGAAGGGGTGACGGCTACCGATCTGGTGCTCACCGTGACCGAGATCCTGCGCGAGCAAAAGGTGGTGGGCAAGTTCGTGGAGTTCTTTGGCGAAGGCACAGCGTCGCTGGCTTTGCCCGACCGCGCCACCATCGCCAACATGGCGCCCGAATATGGGGCCACCATGGGCTTCTTCCCGGTGGACGACAAGACGCTGGACTATTTCCGCGGCACGGGGCGCAGCAAAGCTGAGGTCGATGCGTTCGAAGCCTACTTCCGCGCCCAGCAGATGTTTGGTATGCCCAAGGCGGGTGACATCGACTATTCGCAGGTGGTGTCGCTGGATTTGGGGCAGGTGACCCCCAGTCTGGCCGGGCCCAAGCGGCCGCAGGACCGCATCGAGCTGGGGCAGGTGGCGGACCAGTTTCGCTCGCTGTTCAGCAAACCCAATGCCGAGAACGGGTTCAACCAGGACGCAGAGCGCCTGGCGCTGAGGGTTCCGGTGTACCCGGGTGGTGGAGAATCGGCCACGGGCAAGCCGGCGGACACCCCCGCCGGCGCATCGCGCTCGGTGGCTGAGATGGTGAGCAACCGGCCCGTGCTGGCCGCTAAATCCCGACACTCCGGTCGCTCACTCGCAGTGGGCAATGGCGATGTGCTGATCGCGGCGATCACCAGCTGCACCAACACCAGCAATCCCAGCGTCTTGCTCGCCGCAGGCCTGCTGGCCAAGAAGGCCGTGGAGGCTGGTTTGAAAGTCAAGCCGCACATCAAGACTTCGCTGGCGCCTGGCTCGCGCATCGTTACCGAATACCTGACCGCCACCGGTTTGTTGCCTTACCTGGAAAAGCTCGGGTTTGCGCTCGCGGGTTATGGCTGTACCACCTGCATTGGCAACGCGGGGGACCTGACGCCTGAGCTCAATGAGGCGATCACCGAGAACCAGCTGGTGTGTGCGTCGGTGCTGTCGGGCAACCGCAACTTTGAAGCCCGCATTCACCCCAATCTCAAGGCCAACTTTCTCGCAAGCCCACCGCTGGTGGTGGCCTACGCGATCGCGGGCACGGTGTTGACCGATCTGATGACCGACCCGGTGGGCGTGGGCAAAGGTGGCAAACCGGTGTACTTGGGCGACATTTGGCCGAGCAGCGAAGAAATCCATGCGTTGCTGAAATACGCGATGAAGGGCAAGGCTTACCGCGAGAACTATGCGCAGGTGAAAACCGACCCAGGCAAGCTTTGGGAGCGGATCAAAGGCGTGAGCGGCAATGCCTACACCTGGCCCAAGAGCACCTACATCGCTGAGCCGCCTTTCTTTGACGGGTTTGAGCTGGAGCAGCCGACGGCCGAGGCGCCGGCGGTGCGCGGCGCGGCCGTCATGGCCTTGTTTGGCGACTCGATCACCACCGACCACATCTCGCCGGCGGGCTCCATCAAGGAGAGTTCGCCTGCGGGCGAATGGCTGAAGGCGCACGGCGTGATGAAGGCCGATTTCAACAGCTATGGCGCGCGCCGTGGCAACCACGATGTGATGATGCGTGGCACCTTTGCCAACGTGCGCATCAAGAACCTCATGTTGCCTCCGGGGCCCGATGGGTCGCGGGAGGAGGGGGGCTTCACCCTCTATGCGGGCAAGGGCAAAAAAGTATCCATTTTTGACGCGGCGCAGCGTTACCAGGCCGCTGGTCAGCCCACGGTGGTTTTTGCGGGTGAAGAGTACGGTACTGGCTCCAGCCGGGACTGGGCGGCCAAGGGCACGCAGTTGCTGGGTATTCGTGCGGTGGTGGCGCGAAGCTTCGAGCGCATCCACCGCAGCAATCTGGTGGGCATGGGCGTGCTGCCGCTGCAGTTCAAGGCAGGTGAGTCCTGGGAAACGCTGGGTCTGAAAGGGGACGAAACGGTTGAAATTCTGCCGCACCCCAAGCTGTTGCCGCAGAGCAAGGCCAAGCTGTTGATCACCCGTGCCAATGGCGAAACCGTGTCGACCACCCTGACCCTGCGCATCGATACGCCGGTTGAGGTGAACTACTACCTTGCGGGCGGGATACTGCCGTATGTCTTGCGGCAATTGTTGAGCGCTTGAACCGAATTTCCCAACGGGGCATGATGTAGTCCTGCACCCGCCGGGTGCGCCAGGAGTTGCCGTGCGAAAGCCTGCTCTCTACAGTCGGTCGGATCGACACCGCACGCCGCTTGCGGCGATTGGTGGTGCAGCGGTGGACAAGGTGGACGGCGCGCCGGGGGGCGACGACGCAGCGCCGGAGCGCACGGTTTCGGCGGGTAGATTTTTGGCGCTCAGGCGTTTTACCCGCAGCCCGCGAGCGCTGTGGCTGGCTTGGGGGTTGCTGGCGGCAGCTTTGGTTGTGGGTGTGGGCGTGAATCAGCGGCTGGTGCCTCGTCCCATCACACAGCAAGACATCGACGCAGCTGTGCTGCGCACCCTGACCACCCAACCGTTGCCTTCGGCGGCAGCGCGCGCGGCCGAGATGATTCGACCTGCGGTGGTGCGGGTCACGTCGCTGGCCAAGAACCGCCAGGGCGAAGAAGTGGAAACGGGTGTGGGCACGGGCGTGGTGATTGTTGACAAAGGTCTCATCCTGACCAATCTGCATGTGGTGCAGTCGGCCCCCATCGTGCGCCTGGTGTTTGCCGACGGCTCGGAGTCGGAAGCCACGGTCCGATCGGTACAGGTCGAACACGATCTGGCGGTCTTGCAGGCGGCCACGGTGCCCGACGATCTGCAGGCGGCAACCCTGCGCTCCTCTCACGATCTGAAGGCGGGAGACGCTGTGGTCGCCGTGGGTTTTCCCTTTGGCATCGGGCCTTCGGTTTCTTCGGGTGTGGTCTCTGGCCTGGGGCGCGAATTCAAGTCGCCCGAAGGCGAGCAGCCCCTGCGCAACCTGATCCAGTTTGATGCCGCCGCCAACCCGGGCAATTCAGGAGGGCCGCTGATCACCATGGACGGTGAGGTGGTGGGCATCGTGACCGGCATTCTCAACCCCAGCAGCCATCGGACCTTTGTGGGCATCGGTTTTGCCGTGCCCATCGAGAGCGCTGCGGCTGCGGCGGGGATGCAACCTTTTTGACCCACCCCTGCCGCAGCGTTCTGACCCCCCGCGCCGCCTGCGGCGTTACCCCTTGGGGGCGGCACTGGCGGCCTGGCAAAGCCAGTTCCGCGGTGCCCCTGAACAAGGCACTGCGCGCTGAACGGGCCTTTTAGTTGGTTTTTTGTTTTGGAGTCTCGTATGGAAACCAAGGGCAATGGCACCGCTGAGTTGATGGAACAGATTCTTTACGAGGTGAAGCGGGTGGTCGTGGGGCAAGACCGTTTCCTGGAGCGGGTCATGGTGGCCCTGCTGGCGCAGGGGCACTTGCTGGTGGAAGGTGTGCCGGGGCTGGCCAAGACGCTCACGGTCAAGACCCTGGCCGAAGTGGTGCAGGGGCGGTTCAGGCGCATTCAGTTCACGCCCGATCTGGTGCCGGCCGACTTGGTGGGCACCCGCATCTACAACCAGAAAACGGGTGACTTCAGCACCTCGCTGGGGCCGGTGTTTGCCAACCTGCTGCTCGCTGATGAAATCAACCGTGCGCCGGCCAAGGTGCAAAGCGCTTTGCTCGAAGTCATGCAGGAGCGGCAGGTCACGATCGCGGGCGAGACCCACCTGGTGCCCAGCCCTTTTCTTGTGATGGCTACGCAGAACCCGATTGAGACTGAAGGGACCTATCCCTTGCCTGAGGCACAGGTCGACCGCTTCCTCATGAAAGTACAGGTGGACTACCCCACCGAGGAAGAAGAGTTTGTGATTGTTCAGCGGGTGACGGGTCCCCTTGTGGTGGTGAACGCGGTCGCAACCACCGAACAGCTGGCGGTTTTGCAGGCGCAGTGCCGCGCGGTTTATGTCGACCCCGCGCTGGTGCAGTACGCGGTCAAGCTCGTGTCGGCCACACGCAAGCCGGCGTTGTTTGGATTGAAGGCCTTGGCACCTTGCATCACCTACGGTGCGAGTCCGCGTGCCACCATCGGGCTGGTGGAGGGTGCCCGCGCTTTGGCGCTGTTGCGCGGCCGCACCTATGCCCTGCCAGAAGACATGGTGGATCTGGTGCCCGATGTGTTGCGCCACCGTGTGGTGGTTTCTTACGAAGGGCTTTCCGAAGGCTTGGACAGCGAGGCTGTGATCGCGAAAATCATGGCGGTTGTGAGGGCGCCCACCAAGCTGATGGCACATGACCAGATGGCCGCCTGATCATGATCACGCTTGCAGACTTTATCCACCTCGCCCCCGCGAATCCAGGGAGTGCTGTGTTCGGTTTGCCTGCGCTGAGGCTGGGGGGCAACGACCATGTTTAAGTGGCCGTTTCATCGCCCGTCTACCCACTTGCCGCAGCCGCAGACCAAGGCTGACCCCGAGCGGGCCGGCGCGTTGCTGCAGCGGCTGGAGTGGACGGTGATCCGCCGGCTCGATGGGTGGTTGCAAGGCGACCACCGTACGCTGATGCGTGGCACGGGTCTCGATCTGGCCGACTTGCGCGAATACCAGCACCACGACGATGTGCGCCACATGGACTGGAACGTGACCGCCCGGTTGCAGCAGCCGCATGTCCGGGTGTTCACCGAAGACCGGGAAATGACCGCATGGTTTTTGCTGGACCTCAGCCCTTCGCTGAATTTTGGCTCAGGTGAGCAGCGCAAGAGCGATGTGCTTCAAGGCTTTGTGGGCGTGCTGGCGCGCCTGATCAGCAGGCACGGCAACCGTGTGGGGGCCTTGCTGTTGGGCGGTGGAGCAACAGACCCGGTCAGCGTCTTGCCCGCGCGCGGAGGGCGCACCCAGATCTTGCAGCTGCTGCACCAGATTGACCGGGTTCAGGCGGCAGCCTTCGCGGGCGGCGAAGCATCGGGCGTGACCCGGCTGGCCGATTTGTTGAAAGGGGCTGGACGGACGATTCGCCAACGCAGCACGGTGTTTGTGGTCTCCGATTTCATCAGCGAACCCGGCTGGGAAAAGCCCCTGGGGGAGCTGGCGCAGCGACACGATGTGGTGGTGGTACGGGTGCTCGATCCGCTGGAGATGGATTTGCCCGATATGGGGTTGGTCACCGTGCGGGATGCCGAAACCGGCGAGCAGTTGCTGGTGGACACCCACGATGCCGGATTTCGCCATCGGTACGCGCGTGTGGCCGCTCAGCGCGAAGCCTTGCTGCGCGAAAGCCTGGCGCGCGCCGGGGTCGATACCCTTGAACTCGCCACCGATGACGAACTGATGGACGCTGTGGTCCGTTTTGTGGAGCTCCGCCGTGGCCGGCAAGGCTTGCGCGCCGGCTGGCCCAGGCACCTGGGCGCCTCAGCCCGTCAGAAAGAGCAGACCTTGCGGGGTGCCACAACATGAATGAAGCGTGGCTGTCTTCGCTGTGGGCCAATGCAAGCAACTGGCCAGTGAGTTTTTTGTGGCCATCGATGTTGTGGGGGCTGTTGGCGCTGCCTGTTCTGGTGTTGCTCTACCTCTGGCTGCTGCGGCGCCCCCGGCGGGTGTCGGTGCGGTTGGCGAGCCTGTCGGTGGTGCGCGAAGCGCTGGGCAGCGGGCCCGGCTGGCGGCGCCACCTGCCGCCCTTGTTGCTGTGGCTGGCGGTGGCCTTGTTGCTGCTCGCGGCGGCTCGGCCGGTGGCGCGCGTGGTGTTGCCATCGACCGACCAGACCATTGTGCTGGCCATGGATGTTTCTGGCAGCATGCGGGCCACCGACGTGGAGCCCAACCGGTTGGCGGCGTCCCAAGCCGCAGCGAAGGCCTTTCTGGCCGAGTTGCCGCGCCATGTGAAGGTGGGCATCGTGGCGTTTGCAGGCACGGCCCAGGTGGTGCAGCCCATCACCCTCAGCCGCGAGGACCTGCACACCGCCATCGACAAATTCCAGCTTCAGCGGGCCACCGCGATTGGCAGCGCGATCGTGGTCGCCCTGTCAGAGCTGTTTCCCGACCAAGGCATCGATGTCGGCAAGCTCACGTTTGGTCGCGCCAATGACCTCATGGCCGCGCAAGGGCGGGCCATTGATGAGCCCGCCCAGAAGCAGCGCCCGTTTGTACCCGTGGCGCCGGGGTCCTATGGCTCGGCCGCCGTCATTTTGCTCACGGACGGGCAGCGCACCACCGGCGTGGACACCGAAGAAGCGGCCCAGATGGCCGCCGATCGTGGTGTGCGGGTTTACACCGTGGGCGTGGGCACAGTGGTCGGGGAAGTGATCGGCTTTGAAGGCTGGTCCATGCGGGTGAGGCTGGACGAAGACACGCTCAAGTCGGTGGCGCGAACGACCCAGGGCGAGTATTTCTATGCGGGCACGGCGGCCAACCTCAAGCAGGTGTACGAGACGCTGAGCACACGCTTGACCGTCAGTTCCCAGGAAACGGAGGTCTCGAGCTTGCTGGCCTTGCTGGGGGCATTGCTGGTGGTTCTTGCGGCGGGACTGTCGTTGTTGTGGTTTCACCGCGTGGCCTGATCTTTGGAGGCATGCGGATGGGCTTTTGAGAGGAATTCGTTTATCACAAAGCCCTTGCAGCCGTCGGACGCCGAAGGGGGTGTTTGCTTTGGATCAAACCCGCTGCTCGCCTGCGCGGCACAATGCGTGGCATGACAAAAAAAGTGGTAGTGAGTGGAGGGGGGATCGGTGGCCTGGCTGCGGCATTGGCGCTCGCCCGGTCGGGTCTGGGCGTGGCTTTGCTGGAGCAGTCGCCGGTCTTTGGCGAGGTTGGCGCGGGCTTGCAGTTGGGGCCCAATGCGGTTCGGGTGCTGGACGGCTGGGGATTGAGTGAGGTCTTGCGTGCAACGGCGGCATTTCCTGAA encodes:
- a CDS encoding cache domain-containing protein, which gives rise to MMNKLIRGLMAAVLGLGLMSTSFAEERGSKEEAVAMTNAATEHVKKVGPEQAFKDFSEDKATWTKKDLYVMAYNHDGSCVAHGANGKLVGKNLLNLKDANGKEIIKEFNQVSKTKGSGWVDYEWAHPQSKKVESKSTYAVKLAGYDGWVGVGIYR
- a CDS encoding methyl-accepting chemotaxis protein, which translates into the protein MLNLIKKLPVGAKVGLAPVICIACLVAVGGLGLYASQKAVAAVTQVIANEIPRLESVQAAERGLIEVNGLLNKSLAWEGAGYKEEMIAALDQKILADLKRQGAALDTVAQSPALDEPAREIVLQVVKDFKEYQQAAGDALDIKSGMVANAASYMGVIDGIQLRMETSFSNLRELQQQRTGALALSSVALRDRNTYLILGGTLLAVVLSALLTLLTSRLIVRPLREAQVLAKRMADGDFTGQATTDSNDATGQVLRAMGEVARRLSSVVSDIRGAADEVSTASHEIATGNADLSVRTEGTASSLQETAASLEQLTATVRQSAEHARQANEMAREARHSADAGGQAMREAVKTMVQIDAQAKKIQEITGVIDGIAFQTNILALNAAVEAARAGEQGRGFAVVALEVRNLADRSRTAAREIGGLIGTTVMQVDAGSKIVKAAGDTMGRIVESIRTVGDTVDAIARASNEQAAGIEQVNVAMANMDRNTQQNAAMVEQASAAATSLQSQAQRLVQSIGSLRTV
- a CDS encoding aconitate hydratase gives rise to the protein MTDKTPSTHAFAKTVQSFTTASGKKGRFYSLPALSKAYPNIQRLPWSLRIVLESVVRHCDGERVTVDHVAQLANWKPKSKRTAEIPFTVARVILQDFTGVPLLADVAAMRSTAQRLGHDPKKIEPLVPVDLVVDHSIMIDYYGRKDALDLNMKLEFQRNQERYEFMKWGMQAFDTFGVVPPGFGIVHQVNLEYLARGVHMKGGLYYPDTLVGTDSHTTMINGIGVVGWGVGGIEAEAAMLGQPVYILTPDVVGFEMKGRLREGVTATDLVLTVTEILREQKVVGKFVEFFGEGTASLALPDRATIANMAPEYGATMGFFPVDDKTLDYFRGTGRSKAEVDAFEAYFRAQQMFGMPKAGDIDYSQVVSLDLGQVTPSLAGPKRPQDRIELGQVADQFRSLFSKPNAENGFNQDAERLALRVPVYPGGGESATGKPADTPAGASRSVAEMVSNRPVLAAKSRHSGRSLAVGNGDVLIAAITSCTNTSNPSVLLAAGLLAKKAVEAGLKVKPHIKTSLAPGSRIVTEYLTATGLLPYLEKLGFALAGYGCTTCIGNAGDLTPELNEAITENQLVCASVLSGNRNFEARIHPNLKANFLASPPLVVAYAIAGTVLTDLMTDPVGVGKGGKPVYLGDIWPSSEEIHALLKYAMKGKAYRENYAQVKTDPGKLWERIKGVSGNAYTWPKSTYIAEPPFFDGFELEQPTAEAPAVRGAAVMALFGDSITTDHISPAGSIKESSPAGEWLKAHGVMKADFNSYGARRGNHDVMMRGTFANVRIKNLMLPPGPDGSREEGGFTLYAGKGKKVSIFDAAQRYQAAGQPTVVFAGEEYGTGSSRDWAAKGTQLLGIRAVVARSFERIHRSNLVGMGVLPLQFKAGESWETLGLKGDETVEILPHPKLLPQSKAKLLITRANGETVSTTLTLRIDTPVEVNYYLAGGILPYVLRQLLSA
- a CDS encoding trypsin-like peptidase domain-containing protein encodes the protein MRKPALYSRSDRHRTPLAAIGGAAVDKVDGAPGGDDAAPERTVSAGRFLALRRFTRSPRALWLAWGLLAAALVVGVGVNQRLVPRPITQQDIDAAVLRTLTTQPLPSAAARAAEMIRPAVVRVTSLAKNRQGEEVETGVGTGVVIVDKGLILTNLHVVQSAPIVRLVFADGSESEATVRSVQVEHDLAVLQAATVPDDLQAATLRSSHDLKAGDAVVAVGFPFGIGPSVSSGVVSGLGREFKSPEGEQPLRNLIQFDAAANPGNSGGPLITMDGEVVGIVTGILNPSSHRTFVGIGFAVPIESAAAAAGMQPF
- a CDS encoding MoxR family ATPase, with the translated sequence METKGNGTAELMEQILYEVKRVVVGQDRFLERVMVALLAQGHLLVEGVPGLAKTLTVKTLAEVVQGRFRRIQFTPDLVPADLVGTRIYNQKTGDFSTSLGPVFANLLLADEINRAPAKVQSALLEVMQERQVTIAGETHLVPSPFLVMATQNPIETEGTYPLPEAQVDRFLMKVQVDYPTEEEEFVIVQRVTGPLVVVNAVATTEQLAVLQAQCRAVYVDPALVQYAVKLVSATRKPALFGLKALAPCITYGASPRATIGLVEGARALALLRGRTYALPEDMVDLVPDVLRHRVVVSYEGLSEGLDSEAVIAKIMAVVRAPTKLMAHDQMAA
- a CDS encoding DUF58 domain-containing protein, whose protein sequence is MFKWPFHRPSTHLPQPQTKADPERAGALLQRLEWTVIRRLDGWLQGDHRTLMRGTGLDLADLREYQHHDDVRHMDWNVTARLQQPHVRVFTEDREMTAWFLLDLSPSLNFGSGEQRKSDVLQGFVGVLARLISRHGNRVGALLLGGGATDPVSVLPARGGRTQILQLLHQIDRVQAAAFAGGEASGVTRLADLLKGAGRTIRQRSTVFVVSDFISEPGWEKPLGELAQRHDVVVVRVLDPLEMDLPDMGLVTVRDAETGEQLLVDTHDAGFRHRYARVAAQREALLRESLARAGVDTLELATDDELMDAVVRFVELRRGRQGLRAGWPRHLGASARQKEQTLRGATT